In Balaenoptera musculus isolate JJ_BM4_2016_0621 chromosome 19, mBalMus1.pri.v3, whole genome shotgun sequence, one genomic interval encodes:
- the SLC22A31 gene encoding LOW QUALITY PROTEIN: putative solute carrier family 22 member 31 (The sequence of the model RefSeq protein was modified relative to this genomic sequence to represent the inferred CDS: inserted 1 base in 1 codon): MELGARVLRAAGGFGRSRCLLAAASWLPCVALGLALGSELLLTALPAKRCGPDPALAPGPCLPLSYPEPAPCVRPNGTRSCTRGWHYALPATGLLRSPVTQWNLVCEDGWKVPLEQVDHLLGWLLGCVLLGPGCDGFGRQAVFVGSLVLATGLGASKALATGFPALLVLRLLRGGALAGASLALHVARAERPGNGTPAVLLRVSSPVPRVSLLAADHRAAGPSQEDLVALCGSQRCGPQGQLGEGELPGYGAGRAVCREPPAPAPLGPGTPAYPRRLVTRTHPGLQLIGGGISASFLRNLATRDPAFYWPYFLEASLEAAATVFLLLTADLWGRRPDLLLGTLVLXLASLLLLAGAQCLPGWTVLSASVLGLLASQAVSALSSLFSAEVFPTVSRMGARLGLVLGAGFLGQAAALLTDTHGRHGFFLQHVAFTFSAVLALPCVLLLPESRGRALPQSLQDADRLCRSPRLWGRPSQDHLPLLPASLPRAGTQLVQEG; the protein is encoded by the exons ATGGAGCTGGGGGCGCGGGTGCTGCGCGCGGCGGGCGGCTTCGGCCGGTCCCGGTGCCTGCTGGCCGCCGCCTCGTGGCTGCCGTGCGTGGCGCTGGGGTTGGCGCTGGGCTCGGAGCTGCTGCTCACCGCGCTGCCCGCGAAGCGCTGCGGGCCGGACCCCGCGCTCGCCCCCGGCCCCTGCCTGCCGCTGAGCTACCCCGAGCCCGCACCCTGCGTCCGCCCCAACGGCACGCGGTCCTGCACGCGCGGCTGGCACTACGCGCTGCCCGCCACCGGCCTGCTGCGCAGCCCGGTCACCCAG TGGAACCTCGTGTGTGAGGACGGCTGGAAGGTGCCACTGGAGCAGGTGGACCACCTCCTGGGCTGGTTGCTGGGCTGTGTCCTCCTGGGCCCAGGCTGTGACGG GTTTGGCCGCCAGGCTGTGTTTGTGGGCTCTCTGGTGCTGGCCACGGGCCTGGGGGCCAGCAAGGCCCTGGCCACTGGCTTTCCTGCCCTGCTGGTTTTGCGGCTGCTTCGTGGGGGGGCCTTAGCAGGGGCCTCCCTCGCCCTCCATGTGGCTC GGGCTGAGCGCCCTGGCAACGGGACTCCTGCTGTTCTTTTGAGG GTTTCCAGCCCTGTTCCCCGAGTCTCCCTGCTGGCTGCTGACCACAGGGCAGCCGGCCCGAGCCAGGAAGATCTTGTGGCGCTTTGTGGAAGCCAGCGGTGTGGACCCCAAGGACAGCTCGGAGAAGGAGAGCTCCCTGGCTATGG AGCTGGACGTGCTGTGTGCagggagcccccagccccggcACCGCTCGGCCCCGGAACTCCGGCATACCCGCGTCGTCTGGTGACACGGACTCATCCTGGGCTTCA GCTGATCGGCGGGGGTATCAGCGCCAGCTTCCTGCGCAACCTGGCCACGCGTGACCCCGCCTTCTATTGGCCCTACTTCCTGGAGGCCAGCCTGGAGGCAGCGGCCACCGTCTTCCTGCTCCTGACAGCAGACCTCTGGGGGCGCCGCCCAGACCTGCTGCTGGGCACCTTGGTCC GCCTGGCATCCCTGCTGCTCCTTGCAGGGGCCCAGT gcctgccTGGCTGGACAGTGCTGTCCGCCTCTGTCCTGGGGCTCCTGGCCTCCCAGGCGGTGTCCGCCCTCAGCAGCCTCTTTTCAGCCGAGGTCTTCCCCACCGTGAGCAGGAT GGGTGCCAGACTGGGCCTGGTGCTGGGAGCTGGATTCCTGGGCCAGGCCGCCGCCCTGCTCACCGACACGCATGGCCGGCACGGCTTCTTCCTGCAACACGTGGCCTTCACGTTCTCTGCCGTCCTCGCCCTGCCGTGCGTCCTGCTGCTGCCCGAGAGCCGCGGCCGTGCGCTGCCCCAGTCGCTGCAGGACGCCGACCGCCTGTGCCGCTCCCCGCGCCTCTGGGGCCGCCCCAGCCAGGACCACCTGCCCCTGctgccagcctccctccccagggccgGGACACAGCTGGTCCAGGAGGGGTGA